caattaaataaacaacactaattaataaattgacgtattagtttgattaattattcacgaatgtaatttttattaattacaaattaattaattacatccggtaaactaattaaccaattaaatactcaacgcctaaatctattaatcaattatattgatacaaagtatcaattaatcaattaattaaccatcaattaattaccttgacatttcactgtcaaccaattaattaatctcatccctccagtgtaccgttctataagttctaactcagatgttcaatgtgcacgatcctatgggactgtccttagctagcagtgggctcacggcccacagacagtaagtgggttctagcaaaccattactgcccctaaccaatacagctatttcagcagtctaaagatgcagagaccctgtagttatctcttaacttcttttaccatttgatatcgatattataaactagaggcatggcggctgtcatcctctctgatgtttatgatatttcttgatcttaagtagattgatgaaacagataagtaaactacttatcagggtgtggccacacacttatcaatctcacttatcaagtggcctgtgatatcacctcgctattacatgagtggtaattccatcacttcaatatcaataccaacatgttcacctgttcacccaatcatacccgtatttggcatcctgttacagacctgttaggcgtatgtcaaagtgaaccggatcccacattgatattataatgaaatctagtCTGAAGAGaattagagacctacttaagaaaactaatgacacaaccaccatgtagttttctcgggcggatcgatccagtcacatgtatacaacatgtacccatattcacaactgacttatcaagtgctatggatagtatcaattactaccatacagtcgtcgaatatacaagtctgtggttctaatcattcccatgatagaatagacttgggatatggtttttacgattgtcaatcaatggattctctattcatattatagcacaagatataaatgaactagattaatgcctttattaatgtgacacaaatacattttataagaaccaatgcctatgaactagggcacaccaacagtctcccacttgaactagttccaagcaggcattgccctaaacactatagatctagtactacCAAGTGCCTTGGTAAACTGATCAGCGACATTGTTCTCAGTGTCAACCCTCTACAATGTAATATCACCAGGTAAGGTGTTACTATCTAAGTAtgcgtttggatctcttgtgtgacatgggCTCCGGTGCTTGTGCTATGGCCCCATTATCGTCACAGgaaaacatcaactgatcttaggagagtttgacctactcctaaatcagttatgaactttttaatccaaacttcttcatctgcatcatcgcatgcaatgatgtacttagcttccgtcatagaatcggcaatggttggctactttaaggatctccaactaatggcatcgccattcaggagaaatATATACCCAGTATgtgactggttatcatccttaaaacctcgttcagtgtaacctgatattgccattcctcctacccatcaaatactaagaaaaacatccttggtacggttgaggtacttcaggattgccttgactatcttccagtgttccttatcgggatctgactggcaccgactagtcatgtttggtgcaacacgcaacatatggccttgtacataacatggagtacatgatggatccttgtctatgtacgatgcctgactcaagcctagaagtctattggatctatctctatagatcctGATCCCTAAGATCGTTTCGACTTCTTctaagtctttcattgtgaagaatttactcaaccactgcttcacGCCTTGCAGTGTTAGTATATCGCCTCAAACATAAGTTTAATGTTGATTCAAAAGCTCAAGTCCATAAAAATAATAGATGAACTGAGTCCAATAGACCCTTTTTAAATCTTGTAGATGTCTTGTAATAAATTTTTAGTAGACCCATATTTAACAGaattttgtattaaaaaaatataaagagaaataaataaattaaaaaggtattaatttaaatggttAAATGTGTGAAAATCTTACtacattatatttaattttttttaatttaaactaCTATTAATTTACCTAACCTCATTACGGCGATGTATGCGCCGTAATGAGGCGAAGCTTGTTGTCAGAATCCTGATAAGGATTCCTGCAACGATGGCATGGCAGTGGCTTCAAGCCACTGCCAACTctcttattttattatatataaaaaaaattatataagtttTAATATATTGATTTAATTAAATTGGTGTAATTTTATTTGAGCTTATTTTGTTTAGGGATAATATACAAAAATACACCTAACGTTTATAatcaggaataattttacttctaatatttaaaatggtgcaattttacttctaatattgaCAGTCAAAAGCAATATTATCCCTAACGTTAGTAAGTTGGGTCAATATCGGACATAATTATGAAACACAGACTAATAAATGtttgaggtaaaattgctcttgactgtcaacattaggagtaaaattgcatcattttagacgtcaggagtaaaattgctctttactgtcaatattaggggtaaaattactcttgactgtcaatattaggataaaattgcacaattttatatgttaggtgtaaaattgcttttgactgaaattgtacaattttagacgttatgggtaaaattgtaccattttagacgttaggggtaaaattgctcctgctGTAAATATTAAagatatttttgcacattatccctTTTGTGTAATTACCTATCCTGTTCAATTATCCTAAAGGATAAGGGTATAAAATTGACATATCCACAGGCAGAGACGACTCCAGTATTTTAGAAGCTTTAGACTGCtagtttttatattatatttttaaaaaattaaattaattttttactgAACCAAGAAAAAACAACTAAAAATCAAACTTCTAGGACAATTTGCAGACAACGAAAGAGTTAACAACTATATTATTGTTAGAGTAAAAAAAAGATGGAGGTTTAACCTTTTTTAAAACAGAATCATATGctttaaaaactattttttttgataaggttcaaaaatacctttaacgcTTATAGTTAGAAGCAATtgtactcctaacgtctaaaatgatgcaatttgcGTCATTTATCACTAATTATTAATAGATCACAACATATAATTAGATGCGGAACAAAaattatactgtattttgtatgaATTGGATAAAAGAAAGATTGGTTTCACTATTATTTAAATGTCACACTGGGTCTTCGAaacaaatttattgataaattgaagcagtttcgtacattcttttttgtaactatattaataacatagtaaatatttattgataaaaaaaataaaaaaaaatactaataataataaaatatatagataaacattttttaatttatttaatatattaaatttttttatatataaaaaataattataatattttttgtgGGAACATTTTTAATTATGAATTAAAAACAGCCCCTGTAAAAAAATAATTCTTAACTCTTCCTAAATAGGGAATTGTTTTCTCAATTAACCTCATTTAGAGGATTAACCCGGTTTTCTACGTGTATTTTCAAAGGTTGAATATGATACATATTTATTTTCtactatttatttttctttcctcCGATAAGAAGGGAAATGCAAAAAGttgttttgatttgatttgagatTAAAAAAAAGAGACTGACATACAGTACTTTCTGTACTAAACCTAGCTACTTAcctatataatttatatataaaattggagatagagaagggttttttttaatgaCAATTAGTAAAAAACAATACAACAAATTAATATAGAGCCATTAATTCGAGGTGTCCGCTAAGgtgctttgtgttttttacaaagtaccgtgaCTTTATGCTCATATTTACCATTGGTTTAATTTTATGCTAAgcataaaaaaaacacataaataactgtatccttaaaaaaataaccaaaaaatacatcaaaatttcctatttaaaaatatatctagattaatttcaaaaaaaatatatatagagaTTTCTTTCAATAAAAAGTTATTCTAAATCAATTctcattttaaaaatttaaatttctcaatttatcaaaattttatcatttagtCTCTGACCTATTATTTTGTGACATTTGACTCTTAAATTATTTCAATTAGTGAAATTTCAGTCAATTTGAATTGGAAATTAACAGAACTGTTTTTCTACgtaatgatattttgacacttaaacttgataaattttatttttaggatttgtttttattttttcttttagtcTAATGAATTAtttcacataaaaaaaatttatatgacAAACAAATGTTAAGGCATATATCACGTGTCAAGtccaagtgtcaaaatatcactaTATATAAGGGGATATCGGTTTTTTCAAGTTTCAATCCAAATTGCGTAAAATTTCACTAATTATGATAGTTTAAGggtcaaatgtgaccaaatattAGGTCAAACTCCAAATGGCAAAACTTTGAATAAGTCATTAGCTAAAGAATACcttaaacttttaaaaataattgaaaggTTTGAAGTTCAAAAatgtatattaattagaattatCTATTATGAAAAAACTCACTCATTAAGTGTATAGGGTTACTGCAACTGAATTAACGGTAAAAAGATTTATTTTGTCCTACATATACAGTTTGCCTCCACTAGTTAAAATTTCTAGACCCGTCCCAGCTCGTAAGAATAAACTTAACTTTCTTGTATTATAATCCTAGTAAGGGCAATTATGTCCATTATCTTTTTttaggggaagtatttaaaccctaTGCTCGTAAGGACAAacttaacttttatcaatcaaacaatATTTCTCTTCAAGAGTAAGATTTTCAGACATATATCTTGAGATTAACTCCTAGTTTAATTGGAGAAGAAGCTCTTTGTTGATTTACGATTAAAATCATCAAGTTTGTCTTCAATTTGTATCACATCAGATCAAGAAAGCATTTACTCGCTTGACTTAGGAagaaaagagatggagaagctCTGTTATTTTCCGGTGAATAAAGTTATACGTACTTTGTTGTTTGTTCAATCGAACTGGCCTACAGCCATGTCTAGGGTGCCATTAGGGAAAAATCAAAGTGGGAAGCAGGGACGCCTTTAGAACCTATTAATCACAGAAACATCAGAAAAGTCGATGGAATCCATCGTTGTCCAAAAGCAATTCCTAGGTTGCCACCACCGTCTTGCttcatataatatattttagagTTTAAATTTTATACTTTAGAttatagaatttatattttggagcgtaaaactttatttaaatgactaaataaaaaaagatttaattaatcaaatatGAGACAAAGAAATGaaaagaaatttttttatttaaattgtaGGCTAGCGAGAGAGGAAACAATTCAATTCAGAACAATACAACGACAAGggcaaaacaaaataaaaacgaTACTGATCTAACCCGGAAAAACCATCTCGcaaaacaaaattacaaaaggAAGGAACCGGATTCCGCCAAAGCATTGCCAACTACCCTCTGGACAAATGTATGTTACCACAACTTGTATGAAATTCATCTTATCCAAGTAAGCTAAGCAATCATGACAATTGAACCAATGCATTTGCCACTATTCGAAAAAGCTTCAATAATGATGTCATCGTTGCAAATGATGTGCGTTAAACACGAACGTCTTAAATGTTATATTATATTTGTCATTTGGATGCGCGACACGAACGACAATAGATTTATCATTAGCGACTCGCGTGCATAACTTGAGATGCAAATGACCAGTCATTTCTCAAATATCTTTTGAGAAGGCTGTAACGTGAAATTACAATATTTCCTTCGAAAATAATCTAAATCCCCAAAATTCGTATTAGGTgaaaaaaccctaagttagttCTACTTCCTTATCCCAACCCAACCTTGTTCTTTGGAACATATGTTCTTTTTATGATAAAAAATGTATTTAGAGTTTGAAATTAAAAACAGTTTTGAAAAGAGGAAATAAACGCCCTCAAACAGAAGTTTAATGTTGATTCAAAAGCTCAAATCCATAAAAATAATAGATGAACCGAGTCCAATAGACCCTTTTTAAATCTTGTAGATGTCTTGTAATAAATTTTTAATAGACCCATATTTaacaaaattttatattaagaaaatataaagagaaataaataaattgaaaagGTATTAATTTTAAATGGTTAAATGTGTGAAAAATCTTACtacattatatttaattttttttaatttaaactaCTATTTATATTCAATTAAAGGTCGTCTAAATTTTAGTGACTATAATTTTAGGCACGTGTGCCCCTTATCTAAGGGATGAAGATGtgtatttagaaaaaaaatattccgTAGCAGGTAATAGTCTACATATCTTTCCAAATCATAAACCAGCATTTTATCCTCTCCTTAAATGCAAGGACCAAGAAACTAAAAGAATGAGATCATAACTTATCTTATTCACAAGCATTTAACAAATTACGAGTCATCATAAGATAAAAGATTGTCCAAAAACTCCTAATAACATCAAACCGTAACCACAAGTCATCGATAAAACAAAGAAAACTGAGATAGCACCCTAATACAATGACCAATTATCTCTGTGAAATCTATAAAGTGTATTCGCAGGCTCAACCACAGCCTTCACAGCTTTGACGGCTTCAACTGCCTCCTCGGCATACAGTTCAGTCGCTGCTTCGAAACTTAGAGGGATCTGTAAGggaagtttattattatttgttcaaAGGTTTAACAAATGATCTGTGTATATGACTAGAAATAGCAAGTATTGGTTATACCTATTTCTAGCATCTAAAACAAATGCCGGAGACAATTGCCACGGTAGCCACAGCAACACTGACGACTGAAACACCAGTTTTCTCCGGTGGTATTTCCATAAGCTCCGTCAGATGCTTTTCCCGTTGAAAATGGAGGACTAACTCTTGAGTTTTGTGTTTCTTATACACACAAACCTAATGGCCAAAGACATATTTATAATACTCCTAAATGAAAAAATCATGTATTGCTTTTTCTCATATGATTCGCTTTTAACCACACatttaaacaacaaaataataacCATACATTTTACCTAAAAATCTAGTAAACTTTCTAGATTCTAAATATTAGTCGCACAAAATCTAGatacatttttcttttctagaATTATTCAAAATTGGTAGTGTTATTAATTAAGGATCTATAAAGACATACCAATTTCATAATATTCCCAACCTACTACTTAAAAGAAAAAACTCAGAAAGCAATTGTTCACCAACCTCATTTCCAGTGCTTCTTAATTCCCTCCAAATGCTCCTTCCCAACAACTGCAACCACTGAACTATGTTCACTAGCAGATTTCAGTAGATTGAAAGACATGAGCTTACAAGTGAGATAAACACCAAATGAATAATGAAGTTTGAAATGGGTTTAGCAGGAATGTTGCAGTTAAAAATATGGTTTGCAATTTTGAGTGGGTACAGCCCCCATTTGGCATATCACCAGAAAACCCTATGTTTGTTTCATGCAATGAAGTGTCATACGTAATAACACCATTTCTCTGCTGACTATATGAACCCAACATAACGAATGAATCAACTTCATTTATTTAACTACCACAAGTAATCTGGAACAGAACAAGCTCCTTCACCGACATCAAAATAcagtgggttttttttttatcaaatgtCGTTATGTCTTGCATGCTATAAACTTATGCAGGATTGGATGGAAAAATTGCTCTCATAGCCTCCTGCTCAATCATCATATCTCACTTCTCAGATCTAATTTGTGAGAGGTAGGAAGTTACAGAGCTATGTTTGAACTAAACACAAATCACAAACGAAACAAATAGGCAAAGCACGCACTATAATTAATGGAAAATCTAGCAGCCTACTTCTCATTGCCTCATTCCTATACCTTATTTTTCAGATCCAAAACAAAAGAGATGGGAAGTTGCAAAACAAAAGGTTATATTTGAACTAAACAATAATAACAAATGAAAAGGTTGGCAAAGCAATACTGACTGGTCTCGCTCATGCACAAAGATCCCGCGCGTGCACTTGTGCCAAAAAGGATTTTTCGCTGTAAAAAATGCAAGGTAGATGGCCTTTAACTTAAGCCAAAGATGCATTCTCGCCCATGCCCTCCCATTTGTAATCTGTTTCAGTCAacaccaattaaattttttttattaaattaatcaaATTCATAAAAATGTGAGAACTAAAGATAAAACGATTTATCTATCACATCTTTGTGAAAGTTCCAGCACTATAGCTGCTACTAATAAATGGTGAAAGAAACTCATAGATGGAGGGTAGATTAAGACAGTATTATACTTTTCTTATTTCCATCCcaacttttcatgtttttcttcaacTCAAATCTATTTAGGATATTAGTGATTGTTGCTTCCACGGTGTATTTAACCAATTTTTCCATTACAATCTCATGATGAACCTTCATGGAGGTTGTATTCAGTTCTCTCTCAAAGAGATGGAACATGGATAGCAATATAATGAGTTAAGATGATAAAAGTGTTTAGGCGTTCATGATCGGATTGCTTCATTTTGAGTAAACTTGAGCTAAAACTGCACTTTCATAGAGCTCAAACTTCACAGTTGAAACAAATTTCTTCAAGCAAAGATTGACAAACTTAATGACGCCTGAACCTTCAAGCAAAAATTTCTTAAAATCTTGATAATAGTATAGACAATCTATCTAATATATAGAAGAAGGCAGTTCTAGCTAAAAATCAACAATAGCATCTTACTTCTTGATGCCGATCACCTAAGCAAATTTCGCCATCATATGCAATTACTTCTTCACAAGCCACACGAAATTCACAACAATTAACCCCAACCTGACACTATAAATGTCAAATATCATGCATTAGATACTTTCAGAATATATCAAATGTATTATTGTTAGTTTCATTTAATATAAACAATAATTCTGCAGAGTAAGAAAAAACTGAAACGCGTGCCTGGGCTTGGGCTTTGGACCAGACAAGAAATATTCCAAATAGGTTAAGATGCTTCTTCTTCGAACTCTCAATCATGTGTCCCATAGTCGGCACCTTCTCAATTAAAATTGCACGTATAAGAAGGTGAAATCTGAAagtaaaagttaaaaaatatcTTGGTTGTTTTTTGACGTTTCGCCAGACCTAAAAGGTGAGTTGCAGTACAATGATTAAATGACTACATTTAAGCCATCTTTGGCTTCTAAGAaaaccctaataaaaaaaacttacagCATTACTTGACAGCGAAAGTGAGTGTAAAAGTTCTTCAAAAATAAATGAAACAGACCTCTGCATTTTGAGAAGTAAGCAAATTCATCCGTTGACAACATAACTCAAGAAAGACAACCTACAGCCAAGAGACAGTAAGAACTGAAAAAGTTGTTTACATGAGATAAGTAGAATAAGTTGTTTACAGCTGAGGTTTCAAAATGAAATCACCTGAGGTTTCAAGGATTGTATTACAGCTTGAATTTGTTTACATGATTCCTGCAATAGGTTTCAAGAATTGTATTAGATTATTCCTGCACACATATTGAAATTATACTATCCAGAAAAGATCTATTTTGTAATTTCAACACACCATATTTCCTTTGGTTTTCTCAGCATTCAAATGCGAAATAAACAAAGAAAGATCAATTCACCTGCTTATCATGACTGGTGCCAATCATATACACGTCGCACGATCCACCCTCAACAGTTGACTCGCACGTCAGAACCACCACGTTTCTAGAAAGTTCCTCCGGTAGCTCCCTCCTGTGCGGAGAGTTAAGATTTGGGAGAAACTTGGAGGGTCGAAGGAACCAAATCCAACAGTGCCAGCTAAGAGCCGGTGTAACTCCGGCGAATTCACTCCCGTGACAAGGTGAGTTGACCCATTCATATATCGAAATGACCCTGTCGTAATCAATCCCGTGACAAGGGGAGTCCACCTATTCATATTGTTGGGCAGAGAATTTCagaaacaaaacaataaaaaagatACTCAGAAAAGAATACTGATTCGAGCACTGCCCACTTTCCACAACTAAATAGCGCCATTCTATCAACAAAGCTGCCGATctatactctctctctctcttttctaactaactcttaactctataaaaggaAATTCAAAATCCCTAAAACTATTCCTcacttttctccatttttccaTGATTTCGATTTGGATCTACAAATCACATTTGGTTTGGAAATGCCACGACTTTGAAGGAGATTCTGCTTGGAGTGTTCATCTCCGAGTTGATCTttgtaatttgttttttttttttggtaggatcTTTGTAATTTGTTAACTTTCGCATATTCCAGTTATGGACAAAGTGAGGGTAGGCATAGCAACTCACATATTTCatttatggattttattttcCAACTTTATATATCTTTTTATTGGGtttggtgtaaaaatacccttaacgttttaggttatgagcaattttacccctaacgtttaaaattgtacaattttatcattgacgttggaagccaagaacaattttacccctaacgttgataaattaggtCATTTTcacacagatatttttatttattattctgcATCAATTACATAACAATTccttctaaaaaaaggatttcatgttttttataatttaataatagaatttaagattaatatttataaattcggtgaatcttttttatctaattcgtacaaaaagacaatatactttttttttcacatcccaacgtgTGTTTATGATtggttactgataaaatgacaaacgtatgaagtgtagatgacaagcttcatgaccgagaagacagtttaatgaattatttcttaaattgacccaatttattaacgttaggggcaaaattgcttttggcttccaatgtaaaggataaaattgcaccattttaaacgttaggggtaaacttTCTCCTGGTCCAAaaagttaggggtatttttgcaccttaaccccttTTTATATGGATCCGAATTAGACCCATGAACACATCTCGTATTTCTCATGATATCTAGTTTCTAGAACAATCGACCTCGTGAAAAACATCATCTGTTTAATATCCGAATGGTCAATTGAAGTGACATTGGTATAACTAGGGGTGGACAAAAAAAACCGGTCAAActgataaccgaaccgaaaaccagtaatccgaaccgaaaaaagtggttaaccgaaccggtggttttcttaatggttaaaaaatagATAGGTACTAGtatcggtttcggtttcggttttgggttagagtgttcaaaaaccacggttaacggttaaccgaaccgtttaataaatataaaatttttaaaaaatatataggcaATTTGACGACAAAGGCAagacaaatataaatataaatacatagattatactgcttaatataaatacatagatttaaaaaaaaaaaaattgcgcacaatgcgcttacattaatgaagaaagaaaaatctccactgtaagctctcaaccattAGGCTAAGGGCTTCACCActaatataaatacatagattatagggaaaagtacaaaaataaaccttgtggttacactcatTTTCGAATAACACCTATGTGGTTTGAAAGTTTGCAAAGtagtaccatgtacttcattccgttagcaaacacataccaaattgactaacggtgttaaaagtcaaagggaaaaatgttaatttggtccttatatttatttatttttataaattgaccccttattatttaattatcacaaacaaacctcaaaataaaaaattaaaatcaattacaccatcttcttaatctttattttttttttctcctactttctctctcttatctttattaatttttctcTGTCGGATCAATTTACAAACCCcttattttattcatttcaaTCAAATGTGATAagataattttaactaaaagtgttggatatatatattttggacGAGGGATGAGATTTTTTCTGTTTGGAGATTCATAGCGAAAATGGCAGTACCATTGTCATCTTTGAAGGCGTTTGCTGCGCTAACGAGATGGCCGTCACAAGACGCTGAGCCAGTCTTCGTCGGAAATCTCAGGTCACCGGGTCTA
The window above is part of the Euphorbia lathyris chromosome 3, ddEupLath1.1, whole genome shotgun sequence genome. Proteins encoded here:
- the LOC136224848 gene encoding uncharacterized protein isoform X3; this translates as MEKWRKVDSPCHGIDYDRVISIYEWVNSPCHGSEFAGVTPALSWHCWIWFLRPSKFLPNLNSPHRRELPEELSRNVVVLTCESTVEGGSCDVYMIGTSHDKQESCKQIQAVIQSLKPQVVFLELCCQRMNLLTSQNAEVPTMGHMIESSKKKHLNLFGIFLVWSKAQAQCQVGVNCCEFRVACEEVIAYDGEICLGDRHQEITNGRAWARMHLWLKLKAIYLAFFTAKNPFWHKCTRGIFVHERDHSVVAVVGKEHLEGIKKHWK
- the LOC136224848 gene encoding uncharacterized protein isoform X5 — its product is MEKWRKVDSPCHGIDYDRVISIYEWVNSPCHGSEFAGVTPALSWHCWIWFLRPSKFLPNLNSPHRRELPEELSRNVVVLTCESTVEGGSCDVYMIGTSHDKQESCKQIQAVIQSLKPQVVFLELCCQRMNLLTSQNAEVPTMGHMIESSKKKHLNLFGIFLVWSKAQAQCQVGVNCCEFRVACEEVIAYDGEICLGDRHQEITNGRAWARMHLWLKLKAIYLAFFTAKNPFWHKCTRGIFVHERDHCWEGAFGGN
- the LOC136224848 gene encoding uncharacterized protein isoform X4, encoding MEKWRKVDSPCHGIDYDRVISIYEWVNSPCHGSEFAGVTPALSWHCWIWFLRPSKFLPNLNSPHRRELPEELSRNVVVLTCESTVEGGSCDVYMIGTSHDKQESCKQIQAVIQSLKPQVVFLELCCQRMNLLTSQNAEVPTMGHMIESSKKKHLNLFGIFLVWSKAQAQCQVGVNCCEFRVACEEVIAYDGEICLGDRHQEITNGRAWARMHLWLKLKAIYLAFFTAKNPFWHKCTRGIFVHERDHGCSCWEGAFGGN
- the LOC136224848 gene encoding uncharacterized protein isoform X1, which gives rise to MEKWRKVDSPCHGIDYDRVISIYEWVNSPCHGSEFAGVTPALSWHCWIWFLRPSKFLPNLNSPHRRELPEELSRNVVVLTCESTVEGGSCDVYMIGTSHDKQESCKQIQAVIQSLKPQVVFLELCCQRMNLLTSQNAEVPTMGHMIESSKKKHLNLFGIFLVWSKAQAQCQVGVNCCEFRVACEEVIAYDGEICLGDRHQEITNGRAWARMHLWLKLKAIYLAFFTAKNPFWHKCTRGIFVHERDQSVLLCQPFHLLLLFSSNITFCFATSHLFCFGSEK
- the LOC136224848 gene encoding uncharacterized protein isoform X2, whose translation is MEKWRKVDSPCHGIDYDRVISIYEWVNSPCHGSEFAGVTPALSWHCWIWFLRPSKFLPNLNSPHRRELPEELSRNVVVLTCESTVEGGSCDVYMIGTSHDKQESCKQIQAVIQSLKPQVVFLELCCQRMNLLTSQNAEVPTMGHMIESSKKKHLNLFGIFLVWSKAQAQCQVGVNCCEFRVACEEVIAYDGEICLGDRHQEITNGRAWARMHLWLKLKAIYLAFFTAKNPFWHKCTRGIFVHERDHEHSSVVAVVGKEHLEGIKKHWK